Proteins encoded in a region of the Haloglomus salinum genome:
- a CDS encoding ATP-binding protein, translating to MSSPELDVVEFLLTAAVYTENGDLDERDLPPRYRRVFWSEGEIERPLATTGNTAAAATGVDRPWEAVSGLMFTERDDFSGTIDLSDRDMAESWYVQRVDTERIQENPTLASHFEAEMDGVDYRSARETNRPVHADRVWIDSLLDEMFDEDDEEMLDLVEVKAPEEVEITMNDLVLTEDQEGEIEKVVKAIEHRDYLAEIGLREIGKLLFVGPPGTGKTSVARALARELELPFVEVKLSMITSQYLGETAKNVDKTFEVAKRLSPCILFMDEFDFVAKTRSSDEHAAIKRAVNTLLKSIDEVSLIQDDVLLIGATNHPDQLDAAAWRRFDEIVNFPKPDAGMRADILDVVTRRMDIDDFDPHEVAELTEGLTGSDLRLVLREAVLDALTEERTTLTQADLRHAVEGFEERDNLKNMDDFDNWKGTRSDESENGEGDSHDHDHDHSDHDHTHESTEVEPPSE from the coding sequence ATGAGCAGTCCTGAACTCGATGTCGTCGAGTTTCTCCTCACCGCAGCGGTCTACACGGAGAACGGTGACCTCGACGAGCGCGACCTGCCACCGCGGTACCGGCGGGTGTTCTGGTCGGAAGGCGAGATCGAACGGCCGCTGGCGACGACGGGGAACACCGCGGCCGCCGCGACCGGCGTCGACCGGCCGTGGGAGGCCGTCTCCGGCCTGATGTTCACCGAGCGCGACGACTTCTCGGGGACCATCGACCTCTCGGACCGGGACATGGCCGAGTCGTGGTACGTCCAGCGCGTCGACACCGAGCGCATCCAGGAGAACCCCACACTGGCCTCGCACTTCGAGGCCGAGATGGACGGAGTCGACTACCGGTCCGCCCGGGAGACGAACCGCCCGGTCCACGCCGACCGCGTCTGGATCGACTCCCTGCTCGACGAGATGTTCGACGAGGACGACGAGGAGATGCTGGACCTCGTCGAGGTCAAAGCGCCCGAGGAGGTCGAGATCACGATGAACGACCTCGTCCTCACGGAGGACCAGGAGGGCGAGATCGAGAAGGTCGTCAAGGCCATCGAGCACCGGGACTACCTCGCGGAGATCGGCCTGCGCGAGATCGGGAAGCTCCTGTTCGTCGGGCCGCCCGGCACCGGCAAGACCAGCGTCGCGCGGGCGCTGGCCCGGGAACTGGAACTCCCGTTCGTCGAGGTCAAACTGTCGATGATAACGAGCCAGTACCTCGGGGAGACGGCCAAGAACGTCGACAAGACGTTCGAGGTGGCAAAGCGGCTCTCGCCCTGTATCCTGTTCATGGACGAGTTCGACTTCGTCGCGAAGACCCGCTCCTCGGACGAACACGCCGCCATCAAGCGCGCGGTCAACACGCTGCTGAAGAGCATCGACGAGGTGAGCCTCATCCAGGACGACGTGCTCCTCATCGGCGCGACGAACCACCCCGACCAGCTCGACGCGGCGGCGTGGCGCCGGTTCGACGAGATCGTCAACTTCCCCAAGCCCGACGCCGGGATGCGTGCGGACATCCTCGATGTCGTCACCCGGCGGATGGATATCGACGACTTCGACCCGCACGAGGTGGCCGAACTCACCGAGGGGCTGACCGGCAGCGACCTCCGGCTCGTCCTCCGCGAGGCCGTGCTGGACGCGCTGACTGAGGAGCGGACCACCCTCACGCAGGCCGACCTCCGGCACGCCGTCGAGGGGTTCGAGGAGCGGGACAACCTCAAGAACATGGACGACTTCGACAACTGGAAGGGGACCCGCTCGGACGAGAGCGAGAACGGCGAAGGGGACTCGCACGACCACGACCACGACCACTCCGACCACGACCACACGCACGAGTCGACCGAGGTCGAACCGCCCTCCGAGTAG
- a CDS encoding PAS domain S-box protein produces the protein MPSETSAPPTAVLQCISDPVVSLDADWQLTYVNDAAGDLIGGTVTDLEGCCVWDAWPDLQGTAAADRLREARDEGAATTVRLPATDEAFRPGRVYPDGERLTLLVTPADGEQTSPADTDDTDATGFESGENPEVVFDRISDGFFALDDDWRFTYANERAGELLGHSPDEIEGEHIWELYPEARGTTFQEEYEAAMRTHQQVAFEAYHDPLDTWFRVNAYPSETGLSVYFTDITEPRRREHELERYETIVQAMNDGVYTVDEDGRFTMVNDEYARMTDYDREALLGEHVSKLVDEGTIERARDIEAEMSAGERVSPTIRAEVERADGSTFPAEARFALIESATGLERIGVVRDTTERRAQQRELERRVDQQTAVADLGRQALGGESLDDLFDSAVSAVVDVLDADYCKVLDLQPEAGELELRAGVGWQPGYVGETAVDTGRDSQAGFTLVSEEPVVVEDFAEETRFAPPPLLTDHDVESGISVVIGPTDDPWGILGVHDTSPRSFAGTDTSFVESVANVLVTAIDRVAYERRLKQYEVALERSTDVSAILDEDGTISYITPSVEEVFGYTPAEALGEPIFEYLDQGEAEGVAQELEGLLADPSSQPTIEVTLRRKDGTKAIVEASARNLTDEPHVDGILVNTREVTERRERERRLREQRDQLEALVDLNEVVREVNGAVIDATSRTELEERVCETLAGADSYAFAWVGEVDTTAGEVVPRTSAGPHQAYLDAVSIPYGEDTEPTGPGATALETGRTQVVRDIDGLADEAWQVAARDAGFRAIAAIPLRYDGRQYGLLALYSRREAAFDDRERTVVSHLGESIGHAIAALEHREALMAESAIELELSIPSDDLPVDESGDTTPRIQVERTIPLDDGRFLVYASADGTTESAVRTFIEQGADTVARFRHVGEHDGVGLYEWLLDEPPTLSMLGERGGQVREIVIQPSSAIVTVELPPESDVRSVVDAVAEQYPDTSLVSQQQVTLESKSSIEYVGEVESKLTERQRQTLETAYVSGYYEWPRRTDASEVADALSIGDATVSQHLRAGHRKLCGTLFEREERGNRSDGSG, from the coding sequence ATGCCGAGTGAGACCTCTGCCCCCCCGACCGCGGTGCTCCAGTGTATCAGCGACCCCGTCGTGTCGCTCGACGCGGACTGGCAGCTCACGTACGTCAACGACGCCGCGGGCGACCTCATCGGGGGGACGGTGACCGACCTGGAGGGGTGCTGCGTCTGGGACGCGTGGCCCGACCTGCAGGGGACGGCCGCCGCGGACCGCCTCCGGGAGGCGCGGGATGAGGGGGCAGCGACGACGGTTCGGCTTCCGGCGACGGACGAAGCGTTCCGTCCGGGTCGGGTCTACCCGGACGGTGAGCGCCTGACGCTCCTCGTGACGCCGGCCGACGGTGAACAGACATCTCCTGCCGATACGGACGACACCGACGCGACCGGGTTCGAATCCGGCGAGAACCCGGAGGTGGTCTTCGACCGCATCTCTGACGGGTTCTTCGCACTCGACGACGACTGGCGGTTCACCTACGCGAACGAGCGGGCGGGCGAGTTGCTCGGCCACTCCCCGGACGAAATCGAGGGGGAGCACATCTGGGAGCTGTACCCGGAGGCCCGGGGGACGACGTTCCAGGAGGAGTACGAGGCGGCGATGCGGACCCACCAACAGGTGGCGTTCGAGGCCTACCACGACCCGCTCGACACCTGGTTCCGGGTGAACGCCTACCCCTCCGAGACGGGGCTATCGGTGTACTTCACCGACATCACCGAACCCAGGCGCCGCGAGCACGAACTCGAACGGTACGAGACCATCGTCCAGGCGATGAACGACGGGGTGTACACGGTCGACGAGGACGGCCGGTTCACGATGGTCAACGACGAGTACGCGCGCATGACCGACTACGACCGCGAGGCGTTGCTCGGCGAGCACGTCTCGAAACTCGTCGACGAGGGGACCATCGAGCGGGCCCGCGATATCGAGGCCGAGATGTCGGCCGGCGAGCGCGTCTCGCCGACCATCCGGGCCGAGGTCGAACGCGCCGACGGCTCGACGTTCCCGGCCGAGGCCCGCTTCGCGCTCATCGAGAGTGCGACCGGGCTGGAGCGTATCGGCGTGGTCCGCGACACCACCGAGCGGCGGGCCCAGCAGCGCGAACTGGAGCGACGGGTCGACCAGCAGACGGCCGTCGCCGACCTCGGTAGACAGGCACTCGGCGGCGAGTCGCTGGACGACCTGTTCGATAGCGCCGTCTCGGCCGTCGTGGACGTGCTCGACGCGGATTACTGCAAGGTGCTCGACCTCCAGCCCGAGGCGGGGGAACTCGAACTGCGGGCCGGTGTGGGCTGGCAGCCCGGCTACGTCGGAGAGACGGCGGTCGACACCGGTCGCGACTCGCAGGCGGGGTTCACGCTGGTCTCCGAGGAGCCGGTCGTGGTCGAGGACTTCGCCGAGGAGACGCGCTTTGCCCCGCCACCGCTCCTGACCGACCACGATGTGGAGAGCGGCATCAGCGTCGTCATCGGCCCGACGGACGACCCCTGGGGTATCCTCGGCGTCCACGACACCTCGCCGCGCTCCTTCGCCGGGACCGATACCTCGTTCGTCGAGAGCGTCGCGAACGTGCTGGTGACCGCCATCGACCGGGTGGCCTACGAGCGGCGGCTCAAGCAGTACGAGGTGGCGCTCGAACGTTCGACTGACGTGAGCGCCATCCTCGACGAGGACGGCACCATCTCGTACATCACGCCCTCCGTCGAGGAGGTGTTCGGCTACACGCCGGCCGAGGCCCTCGGCGAGCCAATCTTCGAGTACCTCGACCAGGGGGAGGCCGAAGGCGTGGCCCAGGAACTCGAGGGACTCCTGGCGGACCCGTCCTCGCAGCCGACCATCGAGGTCACTCTCCGTCGCAAGGACGGAACCAAGGCCATCGTCGAGGCCAGCGCCCGCAACCTCACCGACGAGCCCCACGTCGATGGCATCCTGGTCAACACCCGTGAGGTGACCGAGCGCCGGGAGCGCGAGCGCCGGCTCCGCGAGCAGCGCGACCAGCTGGAGGCGCTCGTCGACCTGAACGAGGTCGTCCGCGAGGTCAACGGTGCCGTCATCGACGCCACCTCGCGGACCGAACTGGAGGAACGGGTCTGCGAGACGCTCGCGGGCGCGGACTCGTACGCCTTCGCGTGGGTCGGCGAGGTCGACACCACGGCCGGCGAGGTGGTCCCGCGGACGAGTGCCGGGCCACACCAGGCGTATCTGGACGCCGTCTCCATCCCGTACGGCGAGGACACCGAGCCGACGGGGCCGGGCGCGACCGCCCTGGAGACGGGCCGGACACAGGTGGTACGGGATATCGACGGGCTCGCGGACGAGGCGTGGCAGGTGGCGGCCCGCGACGCCGGGTTCCGTGCCATTGCGGCGATTCCGCTCCGGTACGACGGCCGCCAGTACGGCCTGCTGGCCCTCTACTCCCGGCGTGAGGCGGCGTTCGACGACCGAGAACGGACCGTCGTCTCGCATCTCGGCGAGAGCATCGGCCACGCTATCGCGGCCCTGGAACACCGGGAGGCCCTGATGGCCGAGAGTGCCATCGAGCTGGAACTCTCGATTCCGAGTGACGACCTCCCGGTCGACGAGTCCGGGGACACGACACCACGCATCCAGGTCGAGCGCACCATCCCGCTCGACGACGGCCGGTTCCTCGTCTACGCGAGCGCCGACGGGACGACCGAGTCGGCGGTCCGGACGTTCATCGAGCAGGGGGCCGACACGGTGGCCCGGTTCCGGCACGTGGGCGAGCACGACGGCGTCGGACTGTACGAGTGGTTGCTCGACGAGCCGCCGACACTCTCGATGCTCGGTGAGCGCGGCGGCCAGGTCCGGGAGATCGTCATCCAGCCATCGAGCGCCATCGTCACCGTCGAACTCCCGCCGGAGAGCGACGTGCGGTCGGTCGTCGATGCCGTCGCCGAGCAGTATCCGGACACCTCACTGGTCAGCCAGCAGCAGGTCACCCTGGAATCGAAGAGCAGTATCGAGTACGTCGGCGAGGTGGAGTCGAAACTGACCGAGCGCCAGCGCCAGACCCTCGAAACGGCGTACGTCTCGGGCTACTACGAGTGGCCCCGACGGACCGACGCCAGCGAGGTGGCCGACGCGCTCTCCATCGGCGATGCGACCGTCTCACAGCACCTCCGGGCCGGCCACCGCAAGCTCTGTGGCACGCTGTTCGAACGGGAGGAACGCGGGAACCGGAGCGACGGGTCGGGGTGA
- a CDS encoding inorganic phosphate transporter, whose product MVDPLLVVGVLVSMFVAYNIGGSTTGPAFGPAVGADAISKTAAAALMSVFFFLGAWTIGRNVVTKLGTELVADPGVFTLESSIAVLFFIGVALLMGNLFGVPASTSMTAVGAIAGLGLAGGVLDFAVMGEIVIWWVVSPIIGFWVSLIIGRYFYARLNRMIAMERSTGPLLDVDRSGPVPVPRVHETTNRRELYGTITVVAIGCLMAFSSGTSNIANAVAPLVGSKELAMNPAIVFGGIAVAIGAFTIARRTLETMGSDITELPLTAAIVVASVSSTLVVFLSTLGIPASFVVIATVSIIGLGWGRATRPMTVPEAVTAEDPPRVSVDALAADEEGEELPPIGEEEPDGPDAGDLFNPATTARVVLMQNVVPAIATVGAYLTFRFVPIFGF is encoded by the coding sequence ATGGTCGACCCGTTGCTCGTCGTCGGCGTCCTCGTCTCGATGTTCGTCGCGTACAACATCGGCGGGTCGACGACCGGGCCGGCGTTCGGGCCGGCGGTCGGCGCCGACGCCATCTCGAAGACGGCCGCCGCGGCGCTGATGTCGGTGTTCTTCTTCCTCGGGGCCTGGACTATCGGTCGGAACGTCGTGACGAAGCTCGGCACGGAGCTGGTCGCCGACCCCGGCGTGTTCACGCTGGAGTCGTCCATCGCGGTCCTGTTCTTCATCGGCGTCGCGCTGCTGATGGGGAACCTCTTCGGCGTCCCGGCCTCCACCTCCATGACGGCCGTCGGCGCCATCGCGGGACTGGGGCTCGCGGGTGGTGTGCTGGACTTCGCCGTCATGGGGGAGATCGTCATCTGGTGGGTCGTCTCGCCCATCATCGGCTTCTGGGTGTCGCTCATCATCGGCCGGTACTTCTACGCGCGGCTCAACCGGATGATCGCGATGGAGCGCAGCACGGGCCCGCTGCTCGATGTCGACCGTTCGGGGCCGGTACCGGTTCCGCGCGTTCACGAGACGACCAACCGGCGTGAGCTGTACGGGACGATAACGGTCGTCGCCATCGGCTGCCTGATGGCCTTCAGCTCCGGCACGTCGAACATCGCCAACGCTGTCGCCCCGCTGGTCGGGAGCAAGGAGCTGGCGATGAACCCGGCCATCGTCTTCGGCGGCATCGCCGTCGCCATCGGCGCGTTCACCATCGCCCGGCGGACCCTGGAGACGATGGGCAGCGACATCACCGAACTGCCGCTGACGGCCGCCATCGTGGTCGCGTCGGTCAGCTCCACGCTGGTCGTCTTCCTCTCGACGCTGGGTATCCCCGCGAGCTTCGTCGTCATCGCCACCGTCTCCATCATCGGACTGGGCTGGGGCCGCGCGACCCGACCGATGACCGTCCCGGAGGCAGTCACCGCCGAGGACCCGCCCAGGGTATCCGTCGACGCGCTGGCCGCCGACGAGGAGGGCGAGGAACTGCCCCCCATCGGCGAGGAGGAGCCCGACGGACCCGACGCGGGCGACCTGTTCAACCCCGCGACGACTGCCCGGGTCGTCCTGATGCAGAACGTCGTCCCCGCCATCGCGACCGTCGGGGCGTATCTCACGTTCCGGTTCGTCCCGATATTCGGGTTCTGA
- a CDS encoding helix-turn-helix transcriptional regulator: MNTDHTSLRDHVTTMYARFRRALGNSRDDRQGTDVGASFSGTTETDPPASTTDTPTIADGSGTAETLTRSELAGETGLHPEQYIRQLLAAHDGRLRQSDVGDLARLSESTTSRLLSEMEADQQITRVSIGREKVVCLPSSAPDGANERAV; the protein is encoded by the coding sequence ATGAACACCGACCACACATCACTCAGAGACCACGTCACGACGATGTATGCGAGATTCCGTCGAGCCCTCGGAAACAGCCGTGACGACCGGCAGGGGACAGATGTCGGGGCGAGCTTCTCGGGGACCACCGAGACGGACCCCCCCGCGAGCACGACGGACACACCGACCATCGCCGATGGGTCGGGCACTGCCGAGACCCTGACGCGCTCGGAACTCGCCGGCGAGACCGGACTCCACCCGGAACAGTACATCCGGCAGTTGCTCGCCGCGCACGATGGCCGGCTCCGGCAGAGCGACGTGGGGGACCTGGCCCGGCTGTCGGAATCGACGACGAGTCGGCTCCTCTCGGAGATGGAGGCCGACCAGCAGATCACGCGCGTATCCATCGGCCGTGAGAAGGTGGTCTGTCTCCCCTCCTCTGCGCCCGACGGCGCGAACGAGCGGGCGGTCTGA
- a CDS encoding MBL fold metallo-hydrolase — protein sequence MEVTLLGTGDTTGTPTPGCSCDTCEAARERGVERSRFSVHVHNERTGESLLVDASPDLRQQFLDHDVDLPDEVVISHIHFDHLDGLGNAYRLFPEVPVYAADETDPETDESVAGTVRRRYDYLDTVVVEPRTPFEPFEACGLELTLVPVDHPPLVCYGLAIEDPETGAKLSLSGDTGYDIPAESLDVLRDPDLLLADGIVPAHLCEYHPLGGADEVDGEFMTFGTKHMTFEGAQRLGRDLDADETRVVHISHFVPAEEAFEEPLAVDGEQYVL from the coding sequence ATGGAGGTCACCCTCCTCGGAACTGGCGACACGACCGGCACGCCGACACCGGGCTGTTCATGCGACACCTGCGAGGCGGCCCGCGAGCGCGGCGTCGAGCGCTCGCGCTTCTCCGTCCACGTCCACAACGAGCGGACCGGTGAGTCGCTGCTCGTCGACGCCAGCCCCGACCTCCGCCAGCAGTTCCTCGACCACGACGTCGACCTGCCCGACGAGGTCGTCATCAGTCACATCCACTTCGACCATCTCGACGGGCTGGGCAACGCCTACCGGCTGTTCCCGGAGGTCCCGGTGTACGCCGCCGACGAGACCGACCCGGAGACCGACGAGAGCGTCGCCGGAACGGTCCGCCGACGCTACGACTACCTCGACACCGTCGTCGTCGAGCCCCGGACCCCGTTCGAGCCGTTCGAGGCCTGCGGGCTGGAGCTGACGCTCGTGCCGGTCGACCATCCGCCGCTCGTGTGCTACGGCCTCGCCATCGAGGACCCCGAGACCGGCGCGAAGCTCTCGCTCTCGGGTGATACGGGCTACGACATCCCCGCCGAGTCGCTCGATGTCCTCCGGGACCCGGACCTGCTGCTGGCCGATGGCATCGTCCCGGCGCACCTCTGTGAGTACCACCCGCTCGGTGGCGCCGACGAGGTCGACGGCGAGTTCATGACCTTCGGCACGAAGCACATGACCTTCGAGGGCGCCCAGCGCCTCGGCCGGGACCTCGATGCCGACGAGACGCGCGTCGTCCACATCTCGCATTTCGTCCCGGCCGAGGAGGCGTTCGAGGAGCCACTGGCGGTCGACGGGGAGCAGTACGTCCTGTAG
- a CDS encoding ABC transporter permease has translation MAGAGLLSEFGTRYLISVVLVTLQVSLVAVGISTLISLAISLTMGFVDFRGKRVVETVINTGMGFPSVVVGLAVLLLLSNQGPVGGGFAVGPLRFGGVELLFTKEAMVVSQCILAVPVITSVSLSAIEDVDESLRDAAFAAGGTRRDVQLAVLREARYGIITAILAGFGRAVSEVGSVLIVGGNIAIRNQSGELVSLTRTLTTAITIEARRGQYEVGIALGVVLLALALGVNAVGNVVRARGEHS, from the coding sequence ATGGCAGGAGCAGGACTGCTCTCCGAGTTCGGCACGCGCTATCTCATCAGCGTGGTGCTCGTCACGCTGCAGGTGAGCCTCGTCGCCGTCGGCATCAGCACCCTCATCAGCCTCGCTATCTCGCTGACGATGGGCTTCGTCGACTTCCGCGGCAAGCGTGTGGTCGAGACGGTCATCAACACGGGGATGGGCTTTCCCAGCGTCGTGGTCGGACTGGCGGTCCTCCTGCTCCTGTCGAACCAGGGGCCGGTCGGCGGGGGGTTCGCCGTCGGTCCGCTCCGCTTCGGCGGTGTCGAACTCCTGTTCACGAAGGAGGCGATGGTCGTCTCCCAGTGCATCCTCGCCGTGCCGGTCATCACGAGCGTCTCGCTGTCGGCCATCGAGGACGTGGACGAGTCGCTCCGGGACGCCGCTTTCGCCGCCGGGGGGACCCGCCGCGACGTGCAGCTTGCGGTCCTCCGGGAGGCCCGCTACGGTATCATCACCGCTATCCTCGCGGGGTTCGGTCGTGCCGTCAGTGAGGTCGGCTCCGTCCTCATCGTCGGCGGCAACATCGCTATCCGAAACCAGTCGGGCGAGCTCGTCTCGCTCACACGCACCCTGACGACCGCCATCACCATCGAGGCCCGCCGTGGCCAGTACGAGGTCGGCATCGCGCTCGGCGTGGTCCTGCTGGCGCTCGCGCTCGGGGTCAACGCCGTCGGCAACGTGGTCCGTGCTCGGGGGGAGCACTCGTGA
- a CDS encoding ATP-binding cassette domain-containing protein gives MTASGPDTGAAHGRRDAEPTDASGTDASPAADGTRVVADGVTYGYAGSDGQQHVLSDTSLAAEPGEVVALVGPSGTGKTTLLRLLALFDPPDEGRLTVDGRDVWTLGDRERLRLRRRIAFVFQDRSLFTGSVARNVAYGLTVRRSWRERAARWLRGLVAPPDSPERVTRALETVGLGGMADRNARSLSAGEAQRVAVARALATDPAVMLLDEPTSNLDPRNTDAIETAVADARDRGIAVVLATHDMAQARRVADRSAVMLDGTVIEQGPTEEVFDDPDDDRARAFVRGELVY, from the coding sequence GTGACCGCGAGCGGCCCCGACACGGGCGCCGCCCACGGCCGCCGGGATGCCGAGCCGACCGACGCGTCTGGGACCGACGCGTCCCCCGCCGCGGACGGCACGCGTGTCGTCGCGGATGGGGTGACCTACGGCTACGCGGGGAGCGACGGCCAGCAGCACGTGCTCTCGGACACCAGCCTCGCCGCCGAGCCCGGCGAGGTCGTCGCGCTGGTCGGGCCTTCGGGGACCGGGAAGACGACGCTCCTGCGGCTACTCGCGCTGTTCGATCCGCCGGACGAGGGACGGCTCACCGTCGACGGGCGTGACGTCTGGACGCTCGGCGACCGGGAGCGCCTGCGGCTCCGCCGCCGTATCGCCTTCGTCTTCCAGGACCGCTCGCTGTTCACCGGCAGCGTCGCCCGGAACGTCGCGTACGGACTCACCGTCCGCCGGTCGTGGCGCGAGCGCGCCGCCCGCTGGCTCCGGGGGCTGGTCGCCCCCCCCGACTCCCCCGAGCGGGTGACCCGTGCCCTCGAGACGGTCGGCCTGGGGGGGATGGCCGACCGGAATGCCCGCTCGCTCTCGGCCGGCGAGGCCCAGCGGGTCGCCGTCGCCCGTGCGCTCGCGACCGACCCGGCCGTGATGCTGCTGGACGAGCCCACTTCCAACCTCGACCCCCGGAACACCGACGCCATCGAGACCGCCGTCGCCGACGCCCGAGACCGCGGCATCGCCGTCGTACTCGCCACCCACGATATGGCGCAGGCGCGCCGCGTCGCCGACCGGAGCGCGGTCATGCTCGACGGGACGGTCATCGAACAGGGCCCGACCGAGGAAGTGTTCGACGACCCGGACGACGACCGGGCCCGCGCGTTCGTCCGGGGCGAGCTCGTCTACTGA
- a CDS encoding TOBE domain-containing protein → MDPNVTPELRAGTVAFGADDAALLRAIDEHGSVNAAASALERSRARATGRLDDLEAAFGSLVERTRGGTGGGGTELTSEARRLLARFDRLGTTLSGVAAAEECVLEGRVLDRDGELATVSTPVGEVRALAPAGADRVQVSLRADAVTLHAPDEAPPAGGTSARNRLVGTVSTVERGESVAHVRVAVESTAERPDGTVELVALVTLESVDRLGLAEGTAVVATFKATATRATSTS, encoded by the coding sequence ATGGACCCGAACGTGACCCCGGAACTGCGGGCCGGCACGGTGGCGTTCGGTGCCGACGACGCGGCGCTCCTCCGGGCCATCGACGAACACGGGTCGGTGAACGCGGCCGCGAGCGCGCTGGAGCGGTCGCGAGCGCGGGCGACCGGCCGGCTGGACGACCTGGAGGCCGCGTTCGGCTCGCTGGTCGAGCGCACGCGGGGCGGGACGGGCGGTGGCGGCACGGAGCTCACCTCGGAGGCCCGGCGACTGCTCGCCCGGTTCGACCGCCTCGGGACGACGCTCTCGGGGGTCGCCGCGGCCGAGGAGTGCGTGCTGGAGGGTCGGGTCCTCGACCGGGACGGGGAACTGGCCACGGTATCGACCCCGGTCGGCGAGGTACGTGCGCTCGCCCCGGCCGGCGCCGACCGGGTGCAGGTGTCGCTCCGCGCCGACGCCGTGACGCTCCACGCGCCCGACGAGGCCCCACCCGCCGGCGGAACGAGCGCGCGGAACCGGCTGGTTGGGACGGTCAGCACGGTCGAACGCGGCGAGTCGGTCGCACACGTCCGGGTCGCCGTGGAGAGCACGGCCGAGCGCCCCGACGGGACCGTCGAACTCGTCGCGCTGGTCACGCTGGAGAGCGTCGACCGGCTGGGGCTGGCCGAGGGAACGGCGGTCGTCGCGACGTTCAAGGCGACGGCCACGCGGGCGACCAGTACGTCGTAG
- a CDS encoding substrate-binding domain-containing protein translates to MGNQGDGGDGGDGGDGGGGGGSNSVGDGTLTLATTTSTYDTGLLGELNPMFQSTFGIQVEPLVQGTGAAIRTARDGDADIILVHARGAEDQFLKDGFGVNRRDVMFNDFVIVGPQDDPAGINGMSSATEAFATIAETESTFLSRGDDSGTNKKELTIWDQSSASPTGSWYQETGKGMGDTLNQANQVGGYTLADRGTYLSLKSDIDLVIHVQGPLKDGPAILRNPYGVIPVNPAVHDNVNYQAAMAYVGFLTSPAGQEAIGNYTANGSQLFFPNALAEEPQFDQYVPQDYGGSAQELRRRRYQHWVDTVVPNDY, encoded by the coding sequence ATGGGGAACCAGGGCGACGGGGGCGACGGCGGCGACGGGGGCGACGGCGGGGGCGGTGGTGGCTCGAACAGTGTCGGCGACGGGACCCTGACGCTCGCGACGACCACCTCGACGTACGACACGGGGCTGCTGGGCGAACTGAACCCGATGTTCCAGTCGACGTTCGGCATCCAGGTGGAGCCGCTGGTCCAGGGGACCGGCGCGGCCATCCGCACGGCGCGTGACGGCGACGCCGACATCATCCTCGTCCACGCGCGGGGCGCCGAGGACCAGTTCCTCAAGGACGGTTTCGGCGTCAACCGCCGCGACGTGATGTTCAACGACTTCGTCATCGTCGGCCCGCAGGACGACCCCGCCGGCATCAACGGGATGTCGAGCGCGACGGAGGCGTTCGCGACCATCGCCGAGACGGAATCGACGTTCCTCTCGCGCGGTGACGACTCCGGGACGAACAAGAAGGAGCTCACCATCTGGGACCAGTCCAGCGCCTCACCGACGGGGTCGTGGTACCAGGAGACCGGCAAGGGGATGGGCGATACGCTGAACCAGGCCAACCAGGTCGGCGGCTACACGCTCGCCGACCGGGGGACCTACCTCTCGCTCAAGAGCGATATCGACCTCGTCATCCACGTTCAGGGGCCGCTCAAGGACGGCCCGGCCATCCTGCGGAACCCGTACGGCGTCATCCCGGTCAACCCTGCTGTCCACGACAACGTCAACTACCAGGCGGCGATGGCGTACGTCGGATTCCTCACGAGCCCGGCGGGCCAGGAGGCCATCGGGAACTACACCGCGAACGGCTCGCAGCTGTTCTTCCCGAACGCGCTGGCCGAGGAGCCGCAGTTCGACCAGTACGTCCCCCAGGACTACGGCGGGAGTGCACAGGAGTTACGGCGGCGTCGGTACCAGCACTGGGTAGACACTGTCGTCCCGAACGACTACTGA